In Gallus gallus isolate bGalGal1 chromosome 8, bGalGal1.mat.broiler.GRCg7b, whole genome shotgun sequence, one DNA window encodes the following:
- the QSOX1 gene encoding sulfhydryl oxidase 1 precursor yields the protein MWRRRARSGGGGGGGGAAPRCRWWPAVLALLAAALPAARSRSLYSPSDPLELLGADTAERRLLGSPSAWAVEFFASWCGHCIHFAPTWRALAEDVREWRPAVMIAALDCADEANQQVCADFGITGFPTLKFFRAFSKKAEDGIRIAHPTATVADLRRAIITNLEQSGDAWPPACPPLEPASAEEVRSFFHRNTERYLALIFEQSNSFVGREVALDLLQYENVAVRRVLSSEEELVEKFGVTTFPSAYLLLRNGSFSRLPVHAEARSFYTYYLQTLSGVTRGSYRLNVTSSAINETRALQPAQADRSKVYVADLESTVHYTLRVEAGRPAVLAGAQLAALKCYVATLAKYFPGRPSVQTFLQSLDSWLRNWTEPELPRSALKEAVKNKEDASPAAVLPTNVTWVGCRGSEPHFRGYPCGLWTIFHLLTVQAAQGGPDEELPLEVLNTMRCYVKHFFGCQECAQHFEAMAAKSMDQVKSRREAVLWLWSHHNEVNARLAGGDTEDPQFPKLQWPPPDMCPQCHREERGVHTWDEAAVLSFLKEHFSLGNLYLDHAIPIPMAGEEAAASARLSTAGLREKEEEERKEEEEEGEKETEKPHREGETGRPGSSELRRPSIVRRNPRLRALGEDIVDLDSFSEQHFKSKALRAAGRHRRLSKRDTVALHHDAGWERLQVPESREEEEEGGVLRRSPWLRVLGLGFSRLDVSLCIALYFLSSMCLLGMYTFFRLRTRARKGRPGFPVA from the exons ATgtggcggcggcgggcgcggagcggcggcggaggaggaggaggcggggcggccccgcggtgCCGCTGGTGGCCCGCGGTGCTGGCGCTGCTGGCGGCGGCGCTGCCCGCGGCGCGGTCCCGCTCGCTGTACTCGCCCAGCGACccgctggagctgctgggggccGACACGGCGGAGCGGCGGCTGCTGGGCTCCCCCAGCGCGTGGGCCGTCGAGTTCTTCGCCTCCTGGTGCGGGCACTGCATCCACTTCGCCCCCACGTGGCGGGCCCTGGCCGAGGACGTCCGCG AGTGGAGGCCGGCGGTGATGATCGCAGCTCTTGACTGTGCCGATGAGGCCAACCAGCAGGTGTGCGCCGATTTTGGGATCACTGGCTTCCCCACGCTGAAG ttcttCAGAGCTTTCTCCAAGAAAGCAGAGGATGGGATAAGGATTGCTC ACCCTACTGCCACTGTCGCAGACCTGAGACGTGCCATCATCACCAACCTGGAGCAGAGCGGGGACGCCTGGCCACCTGCATGCCCTCCACTGGAGCCAGCGAG TGCCGAGGAGGTTCGCAGCTTCTTCCACAGGAACACGGAGCGGTACCTGGCGCTGATCTTTGAGCAGAGCAATTCCTTCGTGGGCAGAGAG GTAGCCCTGGACCTACTGCAGTACGAGAACGTGGCGGTGAGGAGGGTGCTGAGCAGCGaggaggagctggtggagaAGTTTGGTGTCACCACCTTCCCCTCCGCCTACCTGCTGCTCCGCAACGGCTCCTTCTCCCGCCTGCCCGT GCACGCCGAGGCACGCTCCTTCTACACCTATTACCTGCAGACGCTCTCTGGTGTCACCCGTGGCTCCTACAGGCTGAACGTCACCAGCAGCGCCATCAATGAGACCCGCGCGCTGCAGCCGGCGCAGGCGGACCG CTCCAAGGTGTACGTGGCTGACCTGGAGTCTACGGTGCACTACACGCTGCGGGTGGAGGCCGGCcggccagcagtgctggcaggagcccAGCTGGCCGCCCTCAAGTGCTACGTGGCCACGCTGGCCAAg TACTTCCCTGGGCGCCCCTCCGTGCAGACCTTCCTGCAGTCCCTGGACAGCTGGCTGCGGAACTGGACAGAGCCTGAGCTGCCCCGCAGCGCCTTGAAGGAGGCGGTGAAGAATAAGGAGGAC GCCTCCCCCGCCGCCGTGCTCCCCACCAACGTCACCTGGGTGGGCTGCAGGGGCAGCGAGCCCCATTTCCGCGGTTACCCCTGTGGGCTCTGGACCATTTTCCACCTGCTgacagttcaggctgcccagggcggCCCTGACGAAG AGCTGCCGCTGGAGGTGCTGAACACCATGCGCTGCTATGTCAAGCACTTCTTTGGCTGCCAGGAGTGCGCCCAGCACTTTGAGGCCATGGCAGCCAAGTCCATGGATCAGGTGAAGAGCCGGCGTGAGGCCGTCCTCTGGCTCTGGTCCCACCACAACGAGGTCAATGCACGCCTGGCAG GTGGTGACACAGAGGACCCCCAGTTCCCCAAGCTGCAGTGGCCTCCGCCAGACATGTGTCCACAATGCCACCGGGAGGAGCGGGGCGTGCACACGTGGGACGAGGCGGCTGTGCTGAGCTTCCTCAAGGAGCACTTCTCCCTGGGCAACCTCTACCTGGACCAcgccatccccatccccatggccggggaggaggcggcggcgaGTGCcaggctgagcactgcaggcctccgggaaaaggaagaagaggagaggaaggaggaggaggaagagggagagaaggagacaGAGAAGCCCCACAGGGAGGGCGAGACGGGGCGGCCGGGCTCCTCGGAGCTGCGCCGTCCCAGCATCGTGCGCAGGAACCCACGGCTGCGGGCCTTGGGGGAGGACATCGTGGACCTGGACTCCTTCAGCGAGCAGCACTTCAAGAGCAAGGCGCTGCGGGCGGCCGGCCGGCACCGGCGGCTCAGCAAGAGGGACACCGTCGCCCTGCATCACGACGCCGGCTGGGAGCGGCTGCAAGTGCCCGAGAGCCgcgaggaagaggaggaggggggggtcTTACGGAGGAGCCCCTGGCTGCGGGTGTTGGGATTGGGCTTCTCCCGCCTGGACGTCAGCCTCTGCATCGCGCTCTACTTCCTCTCCTCCATGTGCCTCCTGGGCATGTACACCTTCTTCCGACTCCGCACCCGCGCACGGAAGGGCCGTCCCGGCTTCCCCGTGGCATGA
- the LHX4 gene encoding LIM/homeobox protein Lhx4 → MNGRRAVLAAQLRRRARAGTGTARLGSARLGSAAGTGAVSGRGPARCFLPALFSPLRRPPANKMMQSSALAAEGAVKGLPEILGVPVQQIPQCAGCSQHILDKFILKVLDRHWHSSCLKCADCQMQLAERCFARAGSVYCKEDFFKRFGTKCTACQQGIPPTQVVRKAQDFVYHLHCFACIICSRQLATGDEFYLMEDGRLVCKEDYETAKQNDDSEAGAKRPRTTITAKQLETLKNAYKNSPKPARHVREQLSSETGLDMRVVQVWFQNRRAKEKRLKKDAGRHRWGQFYKSVKRSRGAGKLEKESSAEDCGVSDSELSFRDDQILSELGHTNRVYGSVGDVAGGQLLNGGFAMDGTGQPYQDLRDGSPYGLPQSPSSISSLPSHPPLLNGLDYAMDSSMGLGAQGVSQTLRAMAGGGPTSDISTGSSVGYPDFPTSPASWLDDMDHPPF, encoded by the exons ATGAATGGGAGGCGGGCGGTGCTGGCGGCACAGCTGCGGCGCCGCGCCCGGGCCGGCACCGGCACAGCACGGCtgggctcggctcggctcggctctgCTGCGGGAACCGGTGCTGTCTCCGGCCGGGGGCCGGCCCGCTGCTTTCTCCCTGccctcttctctcccctccgccgccccccggccAATAAAATGATGCAAAGCTCAGCGCTCGCTGCCGAAGGGGCTGTCAAGGGGCTGCCGGAGATCCTCGGGGTGCCGGTACAAC AGATCCCCCAGTGCGccggctgcagccagcacatcCTGGACAAGTTCATCCTGAAGGTGCTGGACCGCCACTGGCACAGCTCGTGCCTAAAGTGCGCCGACTGCCAGATGCAGCTGGCCGAGCGCTGCTTCGCCCGCGCCGGCAGCGTCTACTGCAAGGAGGACTTCTTCAA GCGCTTCGGGACCAAATGCACGGCgtgccagcagggcatcccccCCACGCAGGTGGTGCGCAAAGCCCAGGACTTCGTCTACCACCTGCACTGCTTCGCCTGCATCATCTGCAGCCGGCAGCTGGCCACCGGCGACGAGTTCTACCTGATGGAGGACGGGAGGCTGGTGTGCAAGGAGGACTACGAGACTGCCAAGCAGAACG ATGACTCCGAGGCAGGGGCTAAGCGGCCCCGCACCACCATCACAGCCAAGCAGCTGGAGACGCTGAAGAATGCCTACAAGAATTCCCCCAAGCCTGCCCGGCATGTGCGGGAGCAGCTCTCCTCCGAGACGGGGCTGGACATGAGAGTGGTGCAG GTGTGGTTCCAGAACCGTCGGGCCAAGGAGAAGCGGCTGAAGAAGGACGCGGGACGGCACCGCTGGGGCCAGTTCTACAAGAGCGTCAAACGGAGCCGCGGGGCCGgcaagctggagaaggagagctCAGCTGAAGACTGCGGGGTCAGCGACAGCGAGCTCAGCTTCCGCG ACGACCAGATCCTCTCCGAGCTCGGCCACACCAACCGGGTTTACGGCAGCGTTGGCGACGTGGCAGGAGGACAGTTGCTGAATGGTGGCTTCGCCATGGACGGGACGGGGCAGCCGTACCAGGACTTGCGGGACGGCAGCCCCTATGGGCTCCCCCAGTCGCCGTCGTCCATCTCTTCGCTGCCGTCCCACCCGCCCTTGCTCAACGGGTTGGACTACGCCATGGACAgcagcatggggctgggggcgcAGGGGGTGAGTCAGACGCTGCGCGCCATGGCCGGGGGGGGCCCCACCTCCGACATCTCCACGGGGAGCAGCGTCGGGTACCCAGACTTTCCCACCAGCCCGGCCTCCTGGCTGGACGACATGGATCACCCCCCTTTCTAA